In a genomic window of Erigeron canadensis isolate Cc75 chromosome 5, C_canadensis_v1, whole genome shotgun sequence:
- the LOC122601962 gene encoding protein HIGH ARSENIC CONTENT 1, mitochondrial isoform X2, whose product MDSSNSKSTVEDVVTIDVHVAKDLLNSGHRYLDVRTNEEFNKSHADNALNIPYMFITQEGRVKNPEFIAQVSSLCDKEDSLIVGYKNVKNMAGGYSAWVDNGFAGDLAPAEELKTACKFRR is encoded by the exons ATGGATTCCTCCAACTCCAAGAG TACCGTCGAAGATGTGGTCACAATAGATGTTCATGTAGCAAAAGATCTTCTTAACTCCGGACATCGATATTTAGATGTCAG aacaaatgaagaatttAACAAGAGTCACGCGGACAATGCACTAAATATCCCTTACATGTTCATCACACAAGAAG GAAGGGTGAAAAATCCTGAATTTATAGCTCAGGTTTCTTCTCTTTGTGATAAGGAGGATTCACTCATTGTG GGCTACAAGAATGTAAAGAACATGGCTGGGGGATACTCAGCATGGGTTGACAATGGGTTTGCTGGAGACTTGGCACCAGCTGAGGAGTTAAAAACGGCTTGCAAATTTCGCCGCTAA
- the LOC122601962 gene encoding protein HIGH ARSENIC CONTENT 1, mitochondrial isoform X1: MDSSNSKSTVEDVVTIDVHVAKDLLNSGHRYLDVRTNEEFNKSHADNALNIPYMFITQEGRVKNPEFIAQVSSLCDKEDSLIVACNSGGRSLKASIDLLTAGYKNVKNMAGGYSAWVDNGFAGDLAPAEELKTACKFRR; this comes from the exons ATGGATTCCTCCAACTCCAAGAG TACCGTCGAAGATGTGGTCACAATAGATGTTCATGTAGCAAAAGATCTTCTTAACTCCGGACATCGATATTTAGATGTCAG aacaaatgaagaatttAACAAGAGTCACGCGGACAATGCACTAAATATCCCTTACATGTTCATCACACAAGAAG GAAGGGTGAAAAATCCTGAATTTATAGCTCAGGTTTCTTCTCTTTGTGATAAGGAGGATTCACTCATTGTG GCTTGTAACAGTGGAGGCAGATCGCTTAAAGCTTCTATCGACCTCCTTACAGCA GGCTACAAGAATGTAAAGAACATGGCTGGGGGATACTCAGCATGGGTTGACAATGGGTTTGCTGGAGACTTGGCACCAGCTGAGGAGTTAAAAACGGCTTGCAAATTTCGCCGCTAA